The Platichthys flesus chromosome 23, fPlaFle2.1, whole genome shotgun sequence DNA segment CAAGCATGACTGAGGTTGTACAAGTCAgctattgttgagggttgagctgctgctgaactcCTGCAGAGAATCTAAAAGCAGACCACTGAATAAACTCAAAGACGGGCTCCTATACTTTCCTCAGAAAACAGCTCTGCAAGATTTAAATACTCAAAACATAACTGTGATCTCTATAGTGTTTGTTCATGAAAACATAAGATGTAATGTCTTGCTATTTACATGATTTAAGAGCGTGCAAGGCCTTCAAACAGCTTCAAAACCAattttgaaaacaatgaaaaccaTCCATTTCCTGTTGTATCAATGGACTAATTGTGCAATCCCCCAAAAATGTGTCCATGTTCGAGAGTTTGTTACCCTCGAACATGGGACATATCTTCCTCCAGGCTGTGACTGCGCCCTCGTTGGTGTACTGGCCCAACGCCGTCTCCAGTAGGAAGAGAGGGCCGCCGATGAAGAGGAGGCACAGAAAGTAAGGGATGAGAAAAGCAGCTGGAGGGAGACAAAGATGAAGACTCGTGAGGAAGGGGTTCCACCGGCATGGAATGAATCACATATTAAGCCAAATTTCCTGTACATGTTATATAAGATTAGGGAATCGTTGGAATAACTGATAGAACTGCACTGAATAGAACTACAGTGATATTATCtaatttggagaaaaaaaacaacctgcgtctcacctcctccatgccTGTAGCATGCAAAAGGAAATAGCCACAAGTTCCCAACGCCAATGATTCCCCCAGTCATGGAGAGTAGATACTCCTTGCTGTTGGCCCATTTCCCCCTCGGAGGAGCCTCCTCTTCACGTGGCCCCTCATCTGGACCCACTTCTGCAGCACTTGGTTCCCTGGCTTTTTCCTCGGTCATGGTCTCTCACTCTGTTGCATGCACACATAATAAACAGTGGAGTGAAAATGCAAGCCAGGTCTCCCAGGGTCTTTGCAGCTCTCTTATACCTTGCACTACATTTGCAGAAGCATTTACCGGTGGTGCTCATAGTTATCAAAGCAGTTCACACAGCACGGAGTCTGGTTGAATCATCTCCAGAAGAAAGAGGCTGTGACAAAACCCACCAAGCTGCAACATGCAGCTAAGACATtgtaatatattattaaaaacatgtaacaaagagaagaaggactCACCCGTGCAGCTTGCAGCGTGCTCCCTCAATGGAATTCGACTGAGTTaactttgaaaaaagaaaagaaaatatttgtaaagaGGGAGTGTCCTGCcgtctgtgacacacacacagacacacagacacacacacacacacactcccacaaaCATCCGCTCTGATGAGAACTTCTCCTCAGAATGAAATAGTGCAGAATAGACGTTCTCAGTTCCGTGTATTATTGTCATTAGATTATTAACACAGACGCATTGATGTGTAAGGTTTCCAGGACATCACATTGAACAGGCCGGCggttttgttatatattttgtatatatgtatatatatatatatatatatatatatatgtacaaaagTTGTATAATGGGGTGAAAAAAGCACAATATTATACACATTGTAAATAAGCGAATTACAcgcaaagaaaaataaataaatgtacagaAAACTGTAGTTTTCTAGTActttctttattatttgtttgcaCATTTTAGTAAAAACTTTGACAAGGTGTGTAGGAAGCAACTATCTACTGATAATTACACGCACATctaatatacacacacacacgcacacgcacacgcgcacacgcacacacacacacacacacacacacacacacacacacacacacacaaataatggTTTTTGACCAATCACACGTTGTTGAGGGGGTTTGCTATATTGTCACTTCTCTTTTCCACTGTGTTtaacccatagactgtatatataaatggtaAATCAGGAAAATTCCTCTGATGTGAATCATCAAAGGCGAAGAGGGATTTCGGCTGACTACTGAGCGAGCCACATGGCAGTCTGGAGACAGTCATACAAGCCACTCGGATTTATCTTTATACTGTGCGTAAGTTACCATTTGCGTTTGTTGATCTGCTGGCTGTTTGTATTTGCAAGTTGCTCTAttacaacaaataataataagctGATTATGTGGGTGATGTGTGGACCCGCTCTGTGCCTGACAGAACAAACTGAGGGCAGTATCCCACCACGCACCGTTCGTCACATTGACGCATTGACGTACGGCGCGTGACGAAGCAGGAAGTAAAAGTAAACAACGGATAGGGAAGTGAAAATGTTAGGCAGCGTCAGTCATCCTCCCTCGTCCCGAGTCCGTGGCTTCTCTGGTGCTTTGTTAGAAAATGCCTGAAGGCTCGGTCCCCTGATAAGGACAGGGACCCAGCAGGAGGCCGGCGGGACCCCGGTAAGACACCTGTAGAGCCGGGGAGAGTCTGGCTGCGGCTGCCGCTAATGACAAGCTAGCTGGATGTGATCACTTCCCTGCTTTTGTTTACAGGATGAAATGTCCTCACGGCCATGGCTTAAAAACTTCACCCTGACATTAGGTGTGTGCGACGAATAACACCACAACACCACCACCCCTGTccccatgtcccccccccccccccccccattgtccCCGGTCCTCACACCTGCTTAAACTCCAGCTGCACGTCCCCGTCTAAAGAGTTTGctcctgctgttgttgtttcagaTGTAGCCATGTTAGCCATCAGGGCGTCAGAGGAGGAGTCcgttgagatggaggagatggacacCTCGGAGCCCAACTGGTGCTGGTTCTACCTGGCGGAGTGCGGCGTGTGGCACATGTTCGAGGTACGGTTCACGGGACGGGTCGGGACGAGGGACACAGTGCCCGGCAGCACCAGCGTTCACGTTCTGTCAAGGCAACTTTATTAATAAGGCACATAGAGTCAAAAGCAGATCagttgtgtgtgactgttgaaGGTTTACTGCTGTGAAAACTGAGAAGTGCGTTTCGAACACCTCCTGCTTCCCACTGAACACAAGCACAGCCATTGATTATGATCGATTAGGTGATTGTCTGCTTCTCTGTTCGACTGCGTGCACAAACCACAGCTCGTCCAAAAGGCAGCAGCCAGACCCCCTCATCCAATCTGCTGAGACACATCATGTGACTCTGATCGTGGCTCTTCTTCGTTGGCTTCCAGTTAATTTGGAAATCTATGTTTAATATTCAATCGGTAAATTTGAAGGATAAAGATAATGTGTCCATGTAATTCAGGATATTGTGGTTTCCCCCATCACTTTTTAGAATATtttatagacacacacaaacattttttatttgttcctgCCCTAAATGTTAGACTAAGACTGCAACTAATAATTATTTACAGTAATTGCCCTTTATGCTGTGGATTGTATTTGAACAAAGACCAAAATAGGAAGTAATGCAATTTTATTACCACTTTAAAACGAATACAAGCAGCTCGGACAAACTAATGTTTACCTTTTTTGGTTGAATAATGAACAGTGTAAATTGTTGccacttatttattttgtccgTTTACTACTTGCTTAATTGAATAATCATAAAACTTCTCCCAATAGACTTTTACCGATgttcctccctcttcctgtcAGGTTGACCCCAGTGCGGCGTGCTCGGTGACCAGTGCTCAGATCGAGCAGTGCTACAGCAGGAACCAACGCGGCGTGATGGAATTCTACACGGCCAAGTACACCTACAGGCTGGACTTTGCAGGTATGGTGATGACAGGTCCAACCTCTTTGCCTGACAATGCACTGTCAAAAGAAAATCAGACGCACAATATgcttaatggaggtaaaaaagACAGATAAAAGGATAAGTTGTGTTTGAGTTCATCCTGTTGAAGAAGTTGCCCTAATCGTAAATTAAATTCCCCACCAGTGATGCGACAGATCAATGTGACGACAGGGAAGCAGCGGCCAATCAAGCGCTCCCTCCACTCTGCGACTGGCTTCAGGTAAGATTTGGTGGTTAAAGTGAACGTGCTGAAAACTTTTCATGGGATGAGGTCGGGATGCTTGACATGAAAGGTCAGGGATCAAACATCTGCTCGCCCTCAGAATACATTAAAATTTGACCCTAAAATGCCAAGTGCTCCACAGGGAGCTTCCCTGCTGCTGACCCTCAGTTTACGTCTCTATAAAGCAAAGATGGATTTCTCcaccaaaaacacacatcttAGAATAGACTTTTCTTGAATGACACTGATTAAATGacataacacaaatacacacagcctctgttttgttttaacaatCTGTCACTTATTCTCTCAGGTTCATTTGTGATAATCTTGCTTTGCCCGTCCCCTGTCACTGGGAGAGAATAAACACAGACGAGCCCTATCAGGTGAGTGAAGTAACACACATTACTGTCACGTACACTATTTGtttggttcacacacacaatgttggTTATGGGTTTGTAGCTTTTACACATTCTGATACAGAACATCTGCCAGTTCTGACAGGAGCTAAAACAACATGGATTTTTATATTAACAATCCAATCTTTTTCAGTTGTTTACTGGTTTTGATTTAGTATCGCCAGCCAAGCCTTGACTGTGCATCTCTCCCATAACCTTGCCTGTTCCACTCACGATGGATTGTGTGTCCACAGCTCATCCAGCTCGGCAGAGACACATATGAGTTCAAAGAAGTCGCCAGATTGTACGAAAGGACAATGGACCATCCAATCAAATCCATCCAGAGGATTCAGAACCTGGACCTGTGGGAGTTCTTCTGCAGGTACACaatggttgtgttgttgtgagtgtACCGCACAGTGTCCAGGGTGTTGAGCTTTGATGGACAAGAGCACAATCAATCTGTTTTGGGACAAT contains these protein-coding regions:
- the LOC133949165 gene encoding protein mono-ADP-ribosyltransferase PARP11 isoform X2; amino-acid sequence: MLAIRASEEESVEMEEMDTSEPNWCWFYLAECGVWHMFEVDPSAACSVTSAQIEQCYSRNQRGVMEFYTAKYTYRLDFAVMRQINVTTGKQRPIKRSLHSATGFRFICDNLALPVPCHWERINTDEPYQLIQLGRDTYEFKEVARLYERTMDHPIKSIQRIQNLDLWEFFCRKKTQLRKVKRMLDIEERMLFHGTGHSNIQAICTFNFDWRLTGSHGDVYGKGSYFARDAKYSSKFCHTVGKHNNILQRHGLALPIFPNEPPYKTMFLARVLVGEYTDGHALYCRPPSKDASFTNFFDSCVDDKANPKIYVIFDSNQIYPEYLIEFY
- the LOC133949165 gene encoding protein mono-ADP-ribosyltransferase PARP11 isoform X1, with translation MSSRPWLKNFTLTLDVAMLAIRASEEESVEMEEMDTSEPNWCWFYLAECGVWHMFEVDPSAACSVTSAQIEQCYSRNQRGVMEFYTAKYTYRLDFAVMRQINVTTGKQRPIKRSLHSATGFRFICDNLALPVPCHWERINTDEPYQLIQLGRDTYEFKEVARLYERTMDHPIKSIQRIQNLDLWEFFCRKKTQLRKVKRMLDIEERMLFHGTGHSNIQAICTFNFDWRLTGSHGDVYGKGSYFARDAKYSSKFCHTVGKHNNILQRHGLALPIFPNEPPYKTMFLARVLVGEYTDGHALYCRPPSKDASFTNFFDSCVDDKANPKIYVIFDSNQIYPEYLIEFY